The following are encoded together in the Acidobacteriota bacterium genome:
- a CDS encoding iron-containing alcohol dehydrogenase, whose protein sequence is MTSSVPAFRLPTRVVLEPGCRRLLPERVAACGAGGARSAADAGSEALLVVDAGLAESPWTDEVRSSLEQQGLRCRIFSGVESNPRAGTVEELAEVARRKRLSPVIAVGGGSVLDAAKAAAMLATNGGHCADYEGAERFQESPLPFIALPTTCGTGSEVTWVSVISQPERRVKISIKGHRMFPDHALVDADFLRTLPAELVAWTALDALTHSLEAITGRLANPASEALATRSVELLLAYLPRAAADIAGDDEAREAVMTASTLAGMAFGNSDVGAVHCLSETLGGGWDVPHGLANALLLVPVLRSHGDSIHAALARVARRALPRSPEAVSDDDSEAASALLAAVKRLVDSLRLPPFADFAIPAEDYDWIATQAAANGSNDSNPRPMTPAEYRAILDGLR, encoded by the coding sequence CGGGTTGCGGCCTGCGGCGCCGGAGGGGCCAGAAGCGCCGCGGACGCCGGCAGCGAGGCGCTACTGGTAGTGGACGCCGGCCTGGCGGAGAGTCCCTGGACCGACGAGGTGCGGTCCTCCCTGGAGCAGCAGGGGCTGCGCTGCCGCATCTTCTCCGGCGTGGAGAGCAATCCCCGGGCGGGAACGGTGGAGGAGCTGGCGGAGGTCGCCCGGCGCAAGCGCCTGAGCCCGGTCATCGCCGTCGGCGGCGGCAGTGTGCTGGATGCCGCCAAGGCCGCCGCCATGCTGGCCACCAACGGCGGCCACTGCGCCGATTATGAGGGCGCGGAACGCTTTCAGGAATCGCCGCTGCCTTTCATCGCCCTGCCCACCACCTGTGGCACCGGCTCGGAGGTCACCTGGGTGTCGGTGATCAGCCAGCCGGAGCGGCGGGTCAAGATCAGCATCAAGGGCCACCGCATGTTCCCGGATCACGCCCTGGTGGATGCGGACTTCCTGCGCACCCTGCCCGCCGAGCTCGTAGCCTGGACCGCCCTCGACGCCCTCACCCACAGCCTGGAGGCGATCACCGGCCGTCTCGCCAATCCCGCTTCGGAGGCCCTGGCCACCCGCTCGGTGGAGCTGCTCTTGGCCTACCTGCCGCGGGCGGCGGCGGATATCGCCGGCGACGACGAGGCCCGGGAGGCGGTGATGACGGCGTCGACCCTGGCCGGAATGGCCTTCGGCAACTCCGATGTCGGCGCCGTGCATTGCCTGTCGGAAACCCTCGGCGGCGGCTGGGATGTGCCCCACGGCCTGGCCAACGCGCTGTTGCTGGTACCGGTGCTGCGCTCCCACGGCGACTCCATCCACGCCGCCCTCGCCCGGGTCGCCCGCCGCGCCTTGCCCCGGAGCCCCGAGGCGGTGTCCGACGACGACAGCGAGGCCGCGTCAGCGCTGCTGGCGGCGGTCAAGCGCCTGGTGGACAGCCTGCGCCTCCCACCCTTCGCCGACTTCGCCATCCCCGCCGAAGACTACGATTGGATCGCCACCCAAGCCGCCGCCAACGGCTCCAACGATTCCAACCCCCGCCCTATGACCCCGGCGGAGTACCGGGCGATCCTGGACGGGCTGCGCTAG